Proteins encoded in a region of the Methanobrevibacter millerae genome:
- a CDS encoding cyclophilin-like fold protein encodes MIKRVIIMVAVFFLVISSVSAADDNMIKLNVNNNTFDVKLEKNPAADELFKKLQEGNITVNAKDYGGFEKVGNLGFNLPSNDEDVMASPGDLMLYQSNQLSLFYNDHTWDYTKLGEIQNVSSDKLKNILSTGDATITLSLK; translated from the coding sequence TTGATTAAAAGAGTTATTATTATGGTTGCTGTCTTTTTTTTAGTCATTTCATCTGTCAGTGCTGCTGATGATAATATGATTAAACTTAATGTTAACAACAACACATTTGACGTTAAATTAGAGAAAAATCCTGCCGCTGATGAGCTTTTTAAAAAGCTTCAGGAAGGAAATATTACAGTTAATGCTAAGGATTATGGGGGATTTGAAAAGGTAGGTAATTTAGGTTTTAATCTCCCGTCCAATGATGAGGATGTAATGGCATCTCCCGGAGATTTGATGCTTTATCAGTCAAATCAGCTTTCTTTGTTTTACAACGATCATACTTGGGACTATACTAAATTAGGCGAAATTCAAAACGTGTCTTCGGATAAGTTGAAAAATATTTTAAGCACAGGTGACGCTACAATTACCCTAAGCTTGAAATAA